The DNA segment CGACGAACATGTACGGCATCAATGACAATTTTGATTTGGAAAACGCGCACGTGTTGCCCGCGCTCATCCGACGCTTCCACGAAGCCAAGGTTGCCAAAGCGCCAACGGTGACCTGTTGGGGCACGGGCAATGTAAAACGGGAATTTTTGTTTTCCGACGACCTCGCCCGCGCCTGTCGGTTTCTGATGGAAACTTACAGCGACGAGCAGATGATCAACATCGGCTACGGCAGCGATGTGACCATTCGCGAACTGGCCGAGACCATCCAGCGCGTGGTGGGCTTTACCGGGGGCATCACCTGGGACGCCGCCAAACCTGACGGCACACCGCGCAAATTGATGGATAGCTCGCGGCTGCTGAAATTAGGTTGGAAACCGCAAGTAAATCTGGAGGAAGGCCTCCGCCGCACGTACGAGTTTTTCCAGAAGCAGGGCGTGAGGCGGTAAAATCAAGCAAGCTTCAGTCTCCCTCAAGCTGCGGACAGCCTCGCGAGAATCAACAGTTAGGCGCTGCAGCGCCTTGGTTAGCCCGCAATCTCGTGAACCTAATCTCCAACATAGTGCTCTGGCCTGATGCCTTCGATACCACGAATGACAAGTGTAGGCGGATTCTCGTTTGTCTGTCCCACCAACTCAAGCTGGTAAAGCCGATACTGACCATCGAACCTTAAGAAGCCGGGATCGTGCTCACCGCGCATCGTCCAAGTGAGATGGTATGTACCGTTCGTGGGGTCGGTGTAGTCGAAGTCAATCCAAGTGTATCGTTGCGCTCCCATCGGTGTGTCCCCCGAATTGGTGAAAGCGATGAAACGAGACTGGCGCTCCACATCACCAAGACGCACCAAGTATAGTCGCCGCAATCGCTCCGTCTTTGGCTGCCATGTGGAATACTCCTGCCAAATCGTCGCTGCTGGTGGCAGAGGCCGCTCCTCGTAACTGAATACGGCCGTCGAACGCCAATCTCCAGTGAAGCCAAACGCTGGCTGTGGTGGATACGGGACACGAAATAGAAAATCAAGCGCAACGAAAAGACCAACCACGACCAAGATACCGCAACCAACAACGCACCCGAGGATGATGGCAACACGCTTCATGCGGGCTAACATGCGGTTGGAACTTGGAGCTTCTACCCCGCCACGCGAATTTCGCCCTTCTGATGGCGGCGTAGCAACTCGATGTCCGCGTCCACCATCAGCTTGGTCAAATCCACGAATTTCGTCTTCGGCTCCCAACCCAGTTTCTGCCGGGCCTTGCCCGGGTCGCCGATCAGCAAATCCACTTCCGCCGGACGATAATAGCGCGGATCAATTTCCACGTACTTTTTCCAGTCCAGTTGGACGTGGTCAAAGGCCACTTCCAGAAATTCCCGGACGGAATGGGTTTCTCCCGTCGCGATGACGTAATCATCCGGCGTCTCCTGTTGCAACATCAGCCACATCGCCTCGACGTATTCCCGGGCGTAACCCCAGTCGCGTTTGGCGTCCAAATTGCCGAGGTATAATTTGTCCTGTAAACCCGCTTTGATATGCGCCACGGCGCGCGTGATTTTGCGGGTGACAAACGTCTCGCCGCGTCGGGGTGATTCGTGGTTGAACAGAATGCCGTTGCTGGCGTGCAGGCCGTAGGATTCACGGTAATTCACCGTGATCCAAAACGCGTACACCTTGGCGCAACCATACGGACTGCGCGGATAAAACGGCGTGGTTTCCTTTTGCGGCACTTCCTGCACACGCCCGTACATTTCTGAAGAAGACGCCTGATAGTAACGGGGTTTCACCCCCGCCTCGCGAATCGCCTCCAACAACCGGATCGCGCCGGTCGCCGTGATGTCAGTGGTGTATTCCGGCGCGTCGAAGCTCACGCGCACATGGCTTTGCGCGGCGAGGTTGTACACTTCATCCGGTTGAACTTTGATCATCAAACGCGACAGCGCACTGGCGTCGGCCAGATCGCCGTAATGCAGGAACAGCCGTTTGCCGCTGGCGTGGGGGTCCTGATAAATGGGTTCGAGCCGGCCGGTGTTGAAAGTACTGGCGCGACGGATAATGCCGTGAACTTCGTAACCTTTGGACAACAACAATTCCGCCAGATAGGAACCGTCCTGTCCGGTGATACCCGTGATAAGTGCGCGTTTCGCCATATTTTAAGGCCAAGAGGGTCAGAAAGTTGCCTGCGCAAAGCAAGCACGGAAGCTACGGAGGGTGTGATTGGAAGTGACGGTCAAAGGCTAATTTTTTGTAAGTGATTTAGCCCTGGCGCCTTGGAACGATTTTGTATATTTGAAGTGGTTCATGAACGATGAACGACCGAAATCCAAAAACGTTTCCCCTTCCCGCCGATCCCTGGAAGAGCGGTTGGCGCATCGGCCCGACGTGCTGGCACGGCTGCACGAACTGGCCGATACGCTCGACCAATCCGTCACCGACGACTGCACCGCCGATGAAGCCGAAGCGCGCGTGAGCGCGCAGGTGCGCCAATTGGCTCAGGAGCTTTTGGGCCAGTGGGCCCGCGAAGCCGAGGCCCACACCCAAGCCCAGGTGCCCCAGCGCCATCCGGATGCCATTCACTACGGTAAAAAAAAAGACTGACGTGGCAGACCACCTTTGGGTGGGTGGAAGTCCAGGAGACGCAATGGCGGCTGGGCCGGCGCGGCCGGTTGTTGCGCCCCTTCTGCCAACGGGCCAGGGTGAATCCGCGCGGCCGTTCGCGGCGGTTGCAACGGGCGCTGGTGGATTTCGGGGCCGAGGAAAGTTTTGCCCGCGCCGCTCAACGCGTGCGGGAACACTACGGGCTGGACGTGACGGCCACAGCGGTGCGCCAGCACACCTTGGCGCACGGGGCGCGGATCAGCGCCTTGGCCGTCACGCCGCCCAAACGCGCGGTCCGCACGCTGGTCACGCAACTGGACGGCAGTCTGATTCCCATCATGGTGCCGCCCACCCACAGCGAAGATCGTCGCTGCGGCAAACAACTCATCTGGCGCGAAGCGCGTTTGTGTCTGGCTCGGCCCAAAGACTCGGCCACGCCCTGCTACGGCGCCACCTTGGGCAGCGTGACGCTGGCTGGCGCGATGTGGCGGGCCACGGCCCAAGCCGCCGGGCTGGGCGCACGCACGCACGTCCATGGGGTGGGCGACGGGGCGGCCTGGATTCTCACCCAGTTCCAGGAACAGTTCGGCGCGCAAGGTGATTACTTGTTGGACTTCTACCACGTGAGCGAATACCTCGCGGCGGCCGCGACGGTGATTCACCCCAAAAATCCCGAACGCTGGCGCCGCCGCCAACAAAGCCGGTTGCTGGAAAACAAGGTGTCGGCCGTGCTGCGGGCGTTGACTGCGCACCTCGAACCCGAAGGCGTGCCGACCGCGCCCGTGCGGGCGGCGTACCGCTACTTGAGCGAACGGCGGGCGCATCTGGACTATGCGGGCGCACGGACGGCGGGACTGGAGATCGGCTCCGGCGAGATTGAAAGCGGCCATCGGCATGTGATTCAACAACGGCTCAAACTGGCGGGCAGTTGGTGGAAGGAAACCAACGCCGAAGCCATGCTAGGCCTACGCGTGGCCCGCGCCAACCAACTCTGGTCGCGCTACTGGTCCACGCCAAAACTCGGCCTCAATTGACCGTCACTTCCAATCACACCCAGCTACGGATACAAGCGGAAATTGAAGGCGCATCCGCGGCAAATGAAATCCCCATGGAGCGTCGAACGCGGTCTTGCG comes from the Verrucomicrobiia bacterium genome and includes:
- the gmd gene encoding GDP-mannose 4,6-dehydratase; amino-acid sequence: MAKRALITGITGQDGSYLAELLLSKGYEVHGIIRRASTFNTGRLEPIYQDPHASGKRLFLHYGDLADASALSRLMIKVQPDEVYNLAAQSHVRVSFDAPEYTTDITATGAIRLLEAIREAGVKPRYYQASSSEMYGRVQEVPQKETTPFYPRSPYGCAKVYAFWITVNYRESYGLHASNGILFNHESPRRGETFVTRKITRAVAHIKAGLQDKLYLGNLDAKRDWGYAREYVEAMWLMLQQETPDDYVIATGETHSVREFLEVAFDHVQLDWKKYVEIDPRYYRPAEVDLLIGDPGKARQKLGWEPKTKFVDLTKLMVDADIELLRRHQKGEIRVAG
- a CDS encoding UPF0236 family protein, with the protein product MEVQETQWRLGRRGRLLRPFCQRARVNPRGRSRRLQRALVDFGAEESFARAAQRVREHYGLDVTATAVRQHTLAHGARISALAVTPPKRAVRTLVTQLDGSLIPIMVPPTHSEDRRCGKQLIWREARLCLARPKDSATPCYGATLGSVTLAGAMWRATAQAAGLGARTHVHGVGDGAAWILTQFQEQFGAQGDYLLDFYHVSEYLAAAATVIHPKNPERWRRRQQSRLLENKVSAVLRALTAHLEPEGVPTAPVRAAYRYLSERRAHLDYAGARTAGLEIGSGEIESGHRHVIQQRLKLAGSWWKETNAEAMLGLRVARANQLWSRYWSTPKLGLN